One Mycolicibacterium sarraceniae genomic window carries:
- a CDS encoding alpha/beta fold hydrolase, with protein sequence MRECFASPGSLDAEFGYYRKLWPLPSTSLRARITVPMVVFAGLDDPVVEVSDYLRAARMFLGSYVIEEIPGGHFMHRERLGVFAEWVLRHL encoded by the coding sequence GTGCGGGAGTGCTTCGCAAGCCCGGGGAGTCTCGACGCGGAGTTCGGCTATTACCGCAAGCTGTGGCCGTTGCCGTCTACGTCGTTGAGGGCGCGGATCACGGTGCCGATGGTCGTCTTCGCCGGGCTCGACGATCCCGTCGTCGAGGTGTCGGACTACCTGCGCGCCGCACGGATGTTCCTGGGCTCGTATGTCATTGAGGAAATTCCTGGTGGGCACTTCATGCATCGGGAGCGTCTGGGGGTGTTCGCGGAGTGGGTTTTGCGGCATCTTTGA
- a CDS encoding HNH endonuclease signature motif containing protein, producing MSSTAELMPIELLERVFEELAELAGQRNAIDGRIVDLIAELDHGNLCGMTGARSVAAVVAWKLGTTSANGKTIAAVAHRISEFPRCVAALREGRLSVDQAGVIAARAAEGSDEHYAQLASVGSVSQLRTAVKLEPRPPKPGPQPDPPRSIHKTSGEESTSWKITLPQDEAATFDAALQSHRDALIAEYQNDHGSGSAENAPPCPNTVDAFMSLVEAGWDTDVARRAHGQRTTVVVHVDVEQRVAALHLGPLLTDGDRQYLTCDATCEVWFEHDGQPIGAGRTTRTINRRLRRALEHRDTACAIPGCTATRGLHAHHIQHWENGGPADHLTVIDRDGQQLTDIG from the coding sequence ATGTCCTCGACCGCCGAGCTGATGCCAATTGAGCTTCTGGAGCGGGTGTTTGAGGAGTTGGCGGAGCTGGCCGGTCAGCGCAATGCGATTGATGGGCGGATCGTGGACCTTATCGCTGAGCTGGACCACGGCAATCTGTGTGGCATGACCGGGGCGCGGTCGGTGGCCGCGGTGGTGGCCTGGAAATTGGGCACCACATCGGCCAACGGCAAGACGATTGCGGCGGTGGCGCATCGTATCTCGGAGTTTCCCCGCTGCGTGGCAGCCCTGCGGGAGGGCCGGCTGTCGGTCGACCAGGCCGGGGTCATCGCCGCCCGCGCCGCCGAGGGATCCGATGAGCACTACGCGCAGCTGGCCTCGGTGGGCTCGGTCAGCCAGCTGCGCACCGCGGTCAAGTTGGAGCCACGCCCACCCAAGCCTGGTCCGCAGCCCGACCCGCCACGCTCGATCCATAAAACGTCGGGCGAGGAGTCGACCAGCTGGAAGATCACCCTGCCCCAGGACGAAGCTGCGACCTTCGATGCGGCCCTGCAATCGCACCGCGACGCACTGATCGCCGAGTACCAGAACGACCACGGCAGCGGTTCGGCAGAGAATGCGCCACCGTGCCCAAACACCGTGGATGCGTTCATGAGCCTGGTCGAAGCCGGCTGGGACACCGACGTCGCGCGCCGCGCGCACGGGCAACGCACCACCGTCGTCGTGCACGTCGATGTTGAACAGCGCGTTGCGGCGCTGCATTTGGGCCCGCTGCTCACCGACGGCGATCGCCAGTATCTGACCTGTGACGCCACCTGCGAGGTCTGGTTCGAACACGACGGCCAGCCCATCGGCGCCGGGCGCACCACCCGCACCATCAACCGCCGCCTGCGCCGGGCGCTCGAACACCGCGACACCGCCTGCGCCATACCGGGCTGCACCGCCACCCGGGGACTGCACGCCCACCACATCCAGCACTGGGAAAACGGCGGCCCCGCCGACCACCTCACCGTCATCGACCGCGACGGACAACAACTCACCGATATCGGTTAG
- a CDS encoding SseB family protein, whose product MLLVVDETSIPGKAGFRATVMPDGSPGLLAFTSAPEVVAYNPADAVLKATTREVVGRVRADGYGGLVINPSGPYLLVTLAELNA is encoded by the coding sequence ATGCTGCTTGTGGTCGACGAGACTTCGATTCCGGGCAAGGCCGGATTCCGCGCGACGGTGATGCCGGATGGCTCCCCCGGATTGCTCGCATTCACTAGCGCTCCGGAGGTCGTGGCCTACAACCCAGCGGATGCGGTCTTGAAGGCAACCACTCGCGAAGTTGTCGGAAGGGTTCGCGCGGACGGCTACGGGGGGCTAGTCATCAATCCATCGGGCCCGTATCTTCTGGTGACCTTGGCCGAACTCAACGCCTGA
- a CDS encoding VOC family protein: MSGLVLPGVIRQIGYIVRDFDKALAEFLALGVGPFYVMRGIEQTGNYRGQECTVKLSLALANSGDLQIEIIHQDNDAESISAEFTSAGGDGFHQ, encoded by the coding sequence GTGTCTGGACTCGTGCTGCCCGGTGTGATTCGCCAAATCGGTTATATCGTGCGGGATTTCGACAAAGCGCTCGCTGAGTTTCTGGCGTTGGGCGTCGGCCCGTTCTACGTGATGCGCGGCATCGAGCAGACCGGGAACTATCGCGGCCAGGAGTGCACGGTCAAGCTGTCGCTGGCGTTGGCCAACAGTGGCGATCTGCAGATCGAGATCATTCACCAGGACAATGACGCCGAGTCGATCTCTGCGGAGTTCACCTCGGCCGGGGGCGACGGCTTTCACCAGTAG
- the lpqB gene encoding MtrAB system accessory lipoprotein LpqB, with amino-acid sequence MAGLVAMLTGGCAGVPNSSAPQAIGTVERPQPKSLPKPTPGMDPDQLLREFLKATADPANRHLAARQFLTASASNAWDDQGSALLIDNVVFIETRTPDRVSVTMKADMLGSLSDVGVFETAGGQLPDPGPLDMVQTPDGWRINKLPNGVFLDWQQFQATYKRNTLYFVDPTGKTVVPDPRYVAVSDADQLATELVTKLIAGPRSEMARTVRNLLGPLKLIGPVTRADGGKTGIGRGYGGARIDLENLTTTDPHSRQLLAAQIIWTLARADIKGPYVINADGAALDDRFKDGWNTTDVAATDPGAVDGASAGVHALINGAMVSLDGQQATPVPGMFGQMPGQVSAALSRTGQDIASVTVVRPGAPDMASSLWIGPNGGAAAKATDARSLTRPSWALDDAVWVVVDGNSVVRVIQEAASGQPARIPVDSAAVTSRFPGAVTELQLSRDSTRAAMVVNGQVILAGVEQTPAGEFSLTYPRRLGFGLGSSVVSLSWRTGDDIVVTRTDAAHPVSYVNLDGVNSDGPSANIVMPVSAVAANPAAVYVSDVRGVLQLSGTGAENSQSWSDVRPFLTPGAVPVLPG; translated from the coding sequence ATGGCCGGACTGGTCGCGATGTTGACAGGCGGGTGTGCCGGAGTGCCGAATTCCTCGGCGCCGCAGGCGATCGGTACCGTCGAGCGCCCCCAGCCAAAGAGTCTGCCCAAGCCGACTCCTGGTATGGATCCCGACCAGCTCCTGCGTGAATTCCTCAAGGCCACTGCCGATCCCGCCAACCGGCATCTGGCGGCCCGGCAGTTCCTCACCGCGTCGGCGTCGAATGCGTGGGACGACCAGGGCAGCGCACTGCTGATCGACAATGTCGTATTCATCGAAACCCGCACTCCTGACCGGGTTTCGGTCACCATGAAGGCCGATATGCTCGGGTCGCTGTCGGATGTGGGTGTTTTCGAGACCGCCGGTGGCCAGTTGCCCGATCCGGGTCCGCTCGACATGGTGCAGACTCCGGACGGCTGGCGAATCAACAAGCTGCCCAACGGGGTGTTCCTGGACTGGCAGCAATTCCAGGCGACCTATAAGCGCAACACGTTGTACTTCGTCGACCCGACCGGCAAGACCGTCGTTCCCGATCCGCGCTACGTTGCGGTCTCCGACGCCGATCAGCTGGCGACCGAACTGGTCACCAAACTGATCGCCGGCCCGCGCTCGGAGATGGCGCGAACGGTGCGCAATCTGCTCGGACCGCTGAAGCTGATCGGCCCGGTCACCCGTGCCGACGGCGGCAAGACCGGTATTGGGCGCGGCTATGGAGGCGCGCGCATCGATCTGGAGAACCTGACGACCACGGATCCGCACAGTCGGCAACTGCTTGCCGCGCAGATTATTTGGACGTTGGCCCGGGCCGATATCAAAGGCCCGTACGTGATCAATGCCGACGGCGCGGCTCTGGATGACAGGTTCAAGGACGGCTGGAACACCACGGATGTCGCGGCCACCGATCCGGGTGCGGTCGACGGTGCCTCGGCGGGTGTGCACGCGCTGATCAATGGGGCGATGGTGTCGCTGGACGGCCAGCAGGCCACCCCGGTGCCCGGGATGTTCGGCCAGATGCCCGGCCAGGTGTCGGCGGCACTGTCGCGCACCGGTCAGGACATCGCATCAGTGACGGTCGTGCGACCCGGTGCGCCGGACATGGCGTCGTCGCTGTGGATCGGCCCGAACGGTGGCGCGGCGGCGAAGGCCACCGATGCGCGGTCGTTGACCCGGCCGTCGTGGGCGTTGGACGACGCGGTGTGGGTCGTGGTTGACGGCAACAGCGTGGTGCGGGTCATTCAGGAAGCGGCTTCCGGGCAGCCGGCGCGAATTCCGGTGGATTCCGCGGCAGTGACGTCCCGCTTCCCCGGTGCGGTCACCGAATTGCAGCTTTCCCGTGACAGCACGAGGGCCGCGATGGTGGTCAACGGGCAGGTGATCCTGGCCGGAGTGGAACAGACGCCGGCTGGGGAGTTCTCGCTGACGTATCCACGCAGGCTCGGTTTCGGCCTTGGCTCGTCAGTGGTGTCGCTGTCGTGGCGCACCGGCGACGATATCGTCGTCACCCGCACCGATGCCGCGCATCCGGTGTCCTATGTGAACCTCGACGGTGTGAATTCCGATGGCCCGAGTGCCAACATCGTGATGCCGGTGTCGGCGGTCGCGGCCAACCCGGCCGCCGTCTACGTGTCGGACGTGCGGGGGGTGCTGCAGCTGTCGGGCACCGGTGCCGAAAACAGTCAATCCTGGTCGGATGTGCGGCCTTTCCTGACGCCCGGCGCGGTGCCGGTGCTCCCGGGCTGA
- the mtrB gene encoding MtrAB system histidine kinase MtrB, producing MMFGSKQRIRGPWGRSGPLVRGMSALSRALGLIWRRSLQLRVVVLTLGLSAAVIVALGFILTSQITNRVLDVKVHAATEELDRARNTVSGTVSGEEARSLDSSLQLARNTLISKTGQSSGAALAGTFDAVLVVPGDGPRAATAAGPVDQIPKSLRDFVKAGQVSYQYSTVRTESFTGPALLIGTPTLSHVPNLELYLIFPLNSEENTITLVRGTMATGGLVLLVLLAGIALLVSRQVVLPVRSASRIAERFAEGHLSERMPVRGEDDMARLAVSFNDMAESLQRQITNLEEFGNLQRRFTSDVSHELRTPLTTVRMAADLIHDHSEQLDPALRRSTELMVNELDRFETLLNDLLEISRHDAGVAELSVEAVDLRSTVNSALGNVGHLADEAGIELMVNLPDYEVIAEVDARRVERILRNLIANAIDHAEHKPVHIRMAADEDTVAVTVRDYGVGLRPGEEKLVFSRFWRSDPSRVRRSGGTGLGLAISIEDARLHQGRLEAWGEPGKGACFRLTLPLTRGHKVTTSPLPLKPVAAERNDNRMGQRQVRHREPAGESV from the coding sequence GTGATGTTCGGCTCGAAGCAGCGCATCCGCGGCCCGTGGGGACGATCCGGCCCCCTGGTGCGGGGTATGAGTGCGCTGAGCCGAGCGCTGGGGTTGATCTGGCGGCGTTCGCTGCAGTTGCGCGTGGTGGTTCTGACACTGGGCTTGTCGGCGGCGGTCATCGTGGCGCTGGGGTTTATACTCACCAGCCAGATCACCAACCGGGTGCTCGACGTGAAAGTTCATGCGGCGACCGAAGAGTTGGACCGGGCGCGCAATACCGTCAGTGGCACGGTCAGCGGTGAAGAGGCACGCTCGCTGGACAGCAGCCTGCAGCTGGCACGTAATACGTTGATTTCCAAGACCGGTCAGTCTTCGGGCGCGGCGCTGGCCGGCACGTTCGACGCGGTGCTGGTGGTTCCCGGAGACGGCCCGCGGGCTGCCACCGCGGCCGGGCCGGTCGATCAGATTCCGAAGTCGTTGCGCGACTTCGTCAAAGCCGGCCAGGTGAGCTACCAGTACTCGACGGTGCGCACCGAGAGCTTCACCGGTCCGGCCTTGTTGATCGGCACACCGACGCTGTCACATGTGCCGAATCTCGAGCTGTACCTGATCTTCCCGCTGAACAGCGAGGAGAACACGATCACGCTGGTGCGCGGCACGATGGCCACCGGCGGGCTCGTGCTGCTGGTGTTGCTCGCCGGCATCGCGCTACTGGTGTCGCGGCAGGTGGTGCTGCCGGTGCGCTCGGCATCGCGGATCGCCGAACGCTTCGCCGAGGGGCACCTGTCCGAGCGGATGCCGGTGCGCGGTGAGGACGATATGGCCCGGCTGGCGGTGTCATTCAACGATATGGCCGAAAGCCTGCAGCGCCAGATCACCAACCTCGAGGAGTTCGGCAACCTGCAACGCCGGTTCACCTCTGACGTCAGCCACGAGCTGCGCACCCCGCTGACCACGGTGCGGATGGCGGCAGACCTGATTCACGACCATTCCGAACAGCTGGACCCGGCGCTGCGCCGTTCCACCGAGCTGATGGTTAACGAGTTGGACCGGTTCGAGACCTTGCTCAACGACCTGCTGGAGATCTCCCGCCACGATGCGGGCGTCGCCGAATTGTCGGTGGAGGCGGTCGATCTGCGTTCGACGGTCAACAGCGCGCTGGGCAATGTCGGCCACCTGGCCGATGAGGCCGGTATCGAACTGATGGTGAATCTGCCCGATTACGAGGTGATCGCAGAAGTTGATGCCCGCCGCGTCGAGCGCATCCTGCGCAATCTGATCGCCAATGCGATCGACCACGCCGAACACAAGCCGGTGCACATCCGGATGGCGGCCGACGAGGACACCGTAGCGGTAACGGTCCGCGATTACGGGGTCGGATTGCGGCCCGGCGAGGAGAAACTGGTGTTCAGTCGGTTCTGGCGTTCGGATCCGTCACGGGTGCGCCGCTCCGGAGGGACCGGCCTGGGCCTGGCGATCAGCATTGAGGACGCCAGGCTGCACCAGGGCCGGCTGGAGGCGTGGGGCGAACCTGGTAAGGGCGCGTGCTTCCGGCTGACGCTGCCGCTGACACGTGGCCACAAGGTGACCACCAGCCCGCTGCCGCTGAAACCGGTTGCTGCAGAACGCAATGACAACCGCATGGGTCAACGCCAGGTGCGTCATCGGGAGCCGGCGGGGGAGAGCGTGTGA
- the mtrA gene encoding two-component system response regulator MtrA, giving the protein MDSMRQRILVVDDDPSLAEMLTIVLRGEGFDTAVIGDGSQALTAVRELRPDLVLLDLMLPGMNGIDVCRVLRADSGVPIVMLTAKTDTVDVVLGLESGADDYVMKPFKPKELVARVRARLRRNEDEPAEMLSIADIDIDVPAHKVTREGEQISLTPLEFDLLVALARKPRQVFTRDVLLEQVWGYRHPADTRLVNVHVQRLRAKVEKDPENPQVVLTVRGVGYKAGPP; this is encoded by the coding sequence ATGGACTCCATGAGGCAAAGGATTCTCGTAGTCGACGACGACCCATCGCTGGCCGAGATGCTCACCATTGTGTTGCGTGGCGAGGGTTTCGATACCGCGGTCATCGGCGACGGCTCGCAGGCGCTGACCGCTGTGCGTGAACTGCGTCCCGATCTGGTGTTGCTGGACCTCATGTTGCCCGGCATGAACGGTATTGACGTGTGCCGCGTGCTGCGGGCTGACTCCGGTGTGCCGATCGTCATGCTGACGGCCAAGACCGACACCGTGGACGTGGTGCTGGGGCTGGAGTCCGGTGCCGATGACTACGTGATGAAGCCGTTCAAGCCCAAGGAACTGGTGGCGCGCGTCCGTGCCCGGCTGCGGCGCAACGAGGATGAGCCGGCCGAAATGCTGTCGATCGCCGATATCGATATCGATGTGCCGGCGCACAAGGTCACTCGCGAAGGCGAGCAGATTTCGCTGACACCGCTGGAGTTCGACCTGCTGGTGGCGCTGGCACGCAAACCGCGGCAGGTGTTTACTCGAGATGTACTGCTGGAACAGGTGTGGGGTTATCGACACCCCGCGGATACCCGTTTGGTGAACGTGCATGTCCAGCGCTTGCGGGCAAAGGTCGAGAAGGATCCCGAGAACCCGCAAGTGGTGCTGACCGTTCGAGGAGTGGGATACAAGGCCGGACCCCCGTGA
- a CDS encoding dTMP kinase, giving the protein MLIVIEGLDGAGKRTLTDGLQRAFESDGKSVTTLAFPRYGQSIHADLASEALDGQHGDLASSVYAMATLFALDRAGASDQIAALTVEHDVVILDRYVASNAAYSAARLHQDAAGEAVSWVGELEYGRFGLPKPDRQILLDASVELAAQRAKQRAEQEADRARDAYERDDGLQRRTGAVYAELGAANWGGPWSIVAPDVDPAALAAALIR; this is encoded by the coding sequence GTGCTCATCGTGATCGAGGGATTGGACGGGGCCGGCAAGCGCACGCTGACCGACGGTTTGCAGCGCGCGTTCGAGTCCGACGGTAAATCCGTCACCACACTGGCCTTTCCGCGTTACGGCCAATCGATCCACGCCGACCTCGCCAGTGAGGCGCTGGACGGTCAGCACGGCGACTTGGCCTCCTCGGTGTACGCGATGGCGACGCTGTTCGCGCTCGACCGGGCCGGGGCCAGCGACCAGATCGCCGCGCTGACCGTCGAGCACGACGTCGTCATCCTGGATCGCTACGTCGCCTCCAACGCCGCCTACAGCGCGGCCCGGCTGCACCAGGACGCCGCCGGGGAGGCGGTGTCGTGGGTCGGTGAACTCGAATACGGCCGGTTCGGCTTGCCCAAGCCCGATCGGCAGATCCTGCTCGACGCGTCGGTGGAACTGGCCGCCCAGCGCGCCAAGCAGCGGGCCGAACAGGAGGCCGACCGCGCCCGTGACGCCTACGAGCGCGACGACGGACTGCAGCGGCGGACCGGTGCGGTCTATGCCGAACTGGGCGCTGCCAACTGGGGCGGACCGTGGTCGATCGTCGCCCCGGATGTCGATCCGGCGGCGTTGGCGGCCGCGTTGATCCGTTAG